The following are encoded in a window of Rhinolophus sinicus isolate RSC01 linkage group LG12, ASM3656204v1, whole genome shotgun sequence genomic DNA:
- the KIFC2 gene encoding kinesin-like protein KIFC2 isoform X1 — protein MYAFYSLLIYIFYSLFRRDGGAAAAADPRDTAQSARSKPGGRRRPDQSTAELWTELTGLVGCSESEDASTAGAEGRPAEVSLEEALVRLAEFLSVQLGAEESCGYPPDLSKTGDVPPLLTVTGQLLALLAWTQSPRGRQALPQGTQPASGVQSPTPAGATSQEENPSLSPRSEAQGQQPPQLEEDQRAWQRLEQFILGQLEELKQQLELQEEELGRLRLGVVSPEPFPVLQGATDSEKRVQHLTLENEALKQSLTLTRDLLRHWDPGPPARAPQEEAEALVELQGRLQEAQDTTEALRVQLGVQEVQLQGLRGALRQLQQETEQNCRRELQQVHGQLAGLRARMASLRQGCGDLRGLVSTFTQSCQGSLSEARGQVSWALGALSASGGGTQLPKEQQRPPAGCPGRLLELKGNIRVLCRLRPGTPSSLVSSEPGPGGTVTTCYRGRRHCFRLDWVFPPDASQEEVFRELEPSVLSCLQGYSVCIFTYGQTGTGKTYSMEGPPENPGIAPRALQSLFREMRTGGQHRVTLSMVEIYNEAVRDLLAPGPPQRLAVRQGPAGQGGIQVAGLTYWDVPNLETLQQMLSLGRSNRATAATAMNQHSSRSHALVTLTLRAASTPRGSGTAGTLHLVDLAGSERAWKAGAICRAQGDPDDAQRLREARTINRSLLALGGVMAALRAHRPHVPFRDSQLTRLLQPALGPGATALLLLQSRSPQISTRPEDLGETVCSLKFAERVSKVELGPARRRRVPRSGTPSSLSTDTPLTGTPCTPTPSPGSPSPGPDSCSSSALVPPEDLPS, from the exons ATGTACGCCTTCTACTCGCTGCTCATCTACATCTTCTACAGCCTCTTTCGCAGAGATGGCGGGGCCGCGGCAGCCGCCGACCCCAGGGACACCGCCCAG AGTGCCCGCAGCAAGCCTGGGGGCCGCCGCCGCCCCGATCAATCCACGGCAGAATTGTGGACCGAGCTAACTGGCCTGGTCG GCTGCTCCGAGTCTGAGGATGCGTCGACAGCGGGAGCCGAGGGACGGCCGGCCGAGGTCTCCCTGGAAGAGGCTCTCGTGCGTCTTGCTGAGTTCCTCTCAGTCCAGCTGGGGGCGGAAGAGAGCTGCGGGTATCCTCCGGATCTGAGCAAG ACTGGTGATGTCCCCCCACTGTTGACTGTGACTGGTCAGCTCTTGGCCCTCCTGGCATGGACTCAGAGCCCCAGGGGGAGGCAGGCCCTGCCCCAGGGAACTCAGCCAGCCTCAGGAGTGCAGTCCCCCACTCCTGCTG GAGCCACATCCCAAGAAGAAAACCCTTCCCTTTCACCGAGGAGTGAGGCCCAGGGACAGCAGCCCCCCCAGTTGGAGGAGGACCAGAGAGCTTGGCAGCGGCTGGAGCAGTTCATCCTTGGACAG ctGGAAGAGCTGAAGCAGCAGCTGGAACTGCAAGAAGAGGAGCTGGGCCGACTGCGCCTGGGAGTG GTGAGTCCAGAGCCCTTCCCTGTCCTCCAGGGGGCGACAGACTCCGAGAAAAGGGTTCAGCATCTAACCCTGGAAAATGAGGCCCTGAAACAGAGCCTGACCCTCACTCGGGACCTCCTGAGACACTGGGATCCTGGACCACCCGCCAGGGCCCCCCAG GAGGAGGCAGAAGCACTGGTGGAGCTCCAGGGCCGGCTTCAGGAGGCCCAGGACACCACAGAAGCCCTCCGAGTCCAG cTGGGGGTGCAGGAGGTGCAGCTGCAGGGCCTTCGGGGGGCCCTCCGGCAGCTCCAGCAGGAGACTGAGCAGAACTGCAGAAGGGAACTGCAGCAGGTGCACGGGCAGCTGGCAG GACTTCGGGCACGCATGGCCAGCCTGCGTCAGGGCTGTGGGGACCTCCGAGGCCTGGTCAGCACCTTTACCCAGAGCTGTCAGGGTTCACTGAGCGAGGCCCGGGGCCAG gtaTCCTGGGCCTTGGGGGCACTGTCAGCTAGTGGAGGTGGTACTCAGCTCCCCAAGGAGCAGCAGAGGCCCCCAGCTGGATGCCCAGGGCGGCTGCTGGAGCTCAAGG GAAATATCCGTGTGCTGTGTCGGCTGAGGCCAGGGACACCCTCCAGCCTGGTGAGCTCGGAGCCAGGCCCGGGCGGCACTGTCACTACCTGCTATCGGGGGCGCCGGCACTGCTTCCGCCTGGACTGGGTCTTCCCTCCAGATGCCAGCCAGGAGGAG GTCTTCAGGGAGTTGGAGCCCTCTGTGCTGTCCTGCCTCCAAGGCTACAGCGTCTGCATTTTCACCTACGGCCAGACTGGGACTGGGAAGACCTACAGCatggag GGCCCACCTGAGAACCCCGGCATAGCTCCTAGGGCACTGCAGTCACTGTTCCGGGAGATGAGGACTGGAGGGCAGCACCGCGTGACTCTCAGCATGGTGGAAATCTACAATGAGGCTGTCAG GGACCTCTTAGCCCCGGGGCCTCCCCAGCGCCTGGCTGTGAGGCAGGGCCCAGCAGGCCAGGGGGGAATCCAGGTGGCTGGCCTGACCTACTGGGACGTGCCCAACCTGGAGACGCTGCAGCAG ATGCTGAGCCTGGGGAGGAGCAACCGGGCCACTGCGGCCACCGCCATGAACCAGCACAGCTCTCGCTCGCACGCGCTGGTCACGCTGACGCTGCGCGCGGCATCCACTCCGCGCGGTTCAGGCACCGCAG GCACACTGCATCTGGTGGACCTGGCTGGATCGGAGCGTGCCTGGAAGGCGGGGGCCATCTGCAGGGCGCAGGGAGACCCTGACGACGCCCAGCGTCTGCGGGAAGCCCGGACCATCAACCGCTCGCTGCTGGCGCTGGGAGGCGTGATGGCTGCGCTGCGAGCCCACCGGCCTCACGTGCCCTTCCGCGACTCGCAGCTCACGCGCCTGCTGCAGCCGGCGCTGGGCCCCGGCGCCAccgcgctgctgctgctgcag AGCCGCTCCCCGCAGATATCCACGCGGCCTGAGGATCTCGGCGAGACCGTGTGCTCTCTCAAATTCGCCGAGCGAGTGAGCAAAGTGGAGCTGGGGCCGGCCCGGCGCCGCAGGGTCCCGCGCTCTGGGACGCCTTCCTCCCTCAGCACTGACACACCACTCACGGGGACACCCTGCACCCCCACACCGTCTCCTGGCAGCCCAAGCCCCGGCCCCGACAGCTGCTCCAGCTCCGCCCTCGTGCCCCCAGAGGACCTGCCCTCATAG
- the KIFC2 gene encoding kinesin-like protein KIFC2 isoform X7: protein MYAFYSLLIYIFYSLFRRDGGAAAAADPRDTAQSARSKPGGRRRPDQSTAELWTELTGLVGCSESEDASTAGAEGRPAEVSLEEALVRLAEFLSVQLGAEESCGYPPDLSKTGDVPPLLTVTGQLLALLAWTQSPRGRQALPQGTQPASGVQSPTPAGATSQEENPSLSPRSEAQGQQPPQLEEDQRAWQRLEQFILGQLEELKQQLELQEEELGRLRLGVVSPEPFPVLQGATDSEKRVQHLTLENEALKQSLTLTRDLLRHWDPGPPARAPQEEAEALVELQGRLQEAQDTTEALRVQLGVQEVQLQGLRGALRQLQQETEQNCRRELQQVHGQLAGLRARMASLRQGCGDLRGLVSTFTQSCQGSLSEARGQVSWALGALSASGGGTQLPKEQQRPPAGCPGRLLELKGNIRVLCRLRPGTPSSLVSSEPGPGGTVTTCYRGRRHCFRLDWVFPPDASQEEGPPENPGIAPRALQSLFREMRTGGQHRVTLSMVEIYNEAVRDLLAPGPPQRLAVRQGPAGQGGIQVAGLTYWDVPNLETLQQMLSLGRSNRATAATAMNQHSSRSHALVTLTLRAASTPRGSGTAGTLHLVDLAGSERAWKAGAICRAQGDPDDAQRLREARTINRSLLALGGVMAALRAHRPHVPFRDSQLTRLLQPALGPGATALLLLQSRSPQISTRPEDLGETVCSLKFAERVSKVELGPARRRRVPRSGTPSSLSTDTPLTGTPCTPTPSPGSPSPGPDSCSSSALVPPEDLPS from the exons ATGTACGCCTTCTACTCGCTGCTCATCTACATCTTCTACAGCCTCTTTCGCAGAGATGGCGGGGCCGCGGCAGCCGCCGACCCCAGGGACACCGCCCAG AGTGCCCGCAGCAAGCCTGGGGGCCGCCGCCGCCCCGATCAATCCACGGCAGAATTGTGGACCGAGCTAACTGGCCTGGTCG GCTGCTCCGAGTCTGAGGATGCGTCGACAGCGGGAGCCGAGGGACGGCCGGCCGAGGTCTCCCTGGAAGAGGCTCTCGTGCGTCTTGCTGAGTTCCTCTCAGTCCAGCTGGGGGCGGAAGAGAGCTGCGGGTATCCTCCGGATCTGAGCAAG ACTGGTGATGTCCCCCCACTGTTGACTGTGACTGGTCAGCTCTTGGCCCTCCTGGCATGGACTCAGAGCCCCAGGGGGAGGCAGGCCCTGCCCCAGGGAACTCAGCCAGCCTCAGGAGTGCAGTCCCCCACTCCTGCTG GAGCCACATCCCAAGAAGAAAACCCTTCCCTTTCACCGAGGAGTGAGGCCCAGGGACAGCAGCCCCCCCAGTTGGAGGAGGACCAGAGAGCTTGGCAGCGGCTGGAGCAGTTCATCCTTGGACAG ctGGAAGAGCTGAAGCAGCAGCTGGAACTGCAAGAAGAGGAGCTGGGCCGACTGCGCCTGGGAGTG GTGAGTCCAGAGCCCTTCCCTGTCCTCCAGGGGGCGACAGACTCCGAGAAAAGGGTTCAGCATCTAACCCTGGAAAATGAGGCCCTGAAACAGAGCCTGACCCTCACTCGGGACCTCCTGAGACACTGGGATCCTGGACCACCCGCCAGGGCCCCCCAG GAGGAGGCAGAAGCACTGGTGGAGCTCCAGGGCCGGCTTCAGGAGGCCCAGGACACCACAGAAGCCCTCCGAGTCCAG cTGGGGGTGCAGGAGGTGCAGCTGCAGGGCCTTCGGGGGGCCCTCCGGCAGCTCCAGCAGGAGACTGAGCAGAACTGCAGAAGGGAACTGCAGCAGGTGCACGGGCAGCTGGCAG GACTTCGGGCACGCATGGCCAGCCTGCGTCAGGGCTGTGGGGACCTCCGAGGCCTGGTCAGCACCTTTACCCAGAGCTGTCAGGGTTCACTGAGCGAGGCCCGGGGCCAG gtaTCCTGGGCCTTGGGGGCACTGTCAGCTAGTGGAGGTGGTACTCAGCTCCCCAAGGAGCAGCAGAGGCCCCCAGCTGGATGCCCAGGGCGGCTGCTGGAGCTCAAGG GAAATATCCGTGTGCTGTGTCGGCTGAGGCCAGGGACACCCTCCAGCCTGGTGAGCTCGGAGCCAGGCCCGGGCGGCACTGTCACTACCTGCTATCGGGGGCGCCGGCACTGCTTCCGCCTGGACTGGGTCTTCCCTCCAGATGCCAGCCAGGAGGAG GGCCCACCTGAGAACCCCGGCATAGCTCCTAGGGCACTGCAGTCACTGTTCCGGGAGATGAGGACTGGAGGGCAGCACCGCGTGACTCTCAGCATGGTGGAAATCTACAATGAGGCTGTCAG GGACCTCTTAGCCCCGGGGCCTCCCCAGCGCCTGGCTGTGAGGCAGGGCCCAGCAGGCCAGGGGGGAATCCAGGTGGCTGGCCTGACCTACTGGGACGTGCCCAACCTGGAGACGCTGCAGCAG ATGCTGAGCCTGGGGAGGAGCAACCGGGCCACTGCGGCCACCGCCATGAACCAGCACAGCTCTCGCTCGCACGCGCTGGTCACGCTGACGCTGCGCGCGGCATCCACTCCGCGCGGTTCAGGCACCGCAG GCACACTGCATCTGGTGGACCTGGCTGGATCGGAGCGTGCCTGGAAGGCGGGGGCCATCTGCAGGGCGCAGGGAGACCCTGACGACGCCCAGCGTCTGCGGGAAGCCCGGACCATCAACCGCTCGCTGCTGGCGCTGGGAGGCGTGATGGCTGCGCTGCGAGCCCACCGGCCTCACGTGCCCTTCCGCGACTCGCAGCTCACGCGCCTGCTGCAGCCGGCGCTGGGCCCCGGCGCCAccgcgctgctgctgctgcag AGCCGCTCCCCGCAGATATCCACGCGGCCTGAGGATCTCGGCGAGACCGTGTGCTCTCTCAAATTCGCCGAGCGAGTGAGCAAAGTGGAGCTGGGGCCGGCCCGGCGCCGCAGGGTCCCGCGCTCTGGGACGCCTTCCTCCCTCAGCACTGACACACCACTCACGGGGACACCCTGCACCCCCACACCGTCTCCTGGCAGCCCAAGCCCCGGCCCCGACAGCTGCTCCAGCTCCGCCCTCGTGCCCCCAGAGGACCTGCCCTCATAG
- the KIFC2 gene encoding kinesin-like protein KIFC2 isoform X2 translates to MYAFYSLLIYIFYSLFRRDGGAAAAADPRDTAQSARSKPGGRRRPDQSTAELWTELTGLVGCSESEDASTAGAEGRPAEVSLEEALVRLAEFLSVQLGAEESCGYPPDLSKTGDVPPLLTVTGQLLALLAWTQSPRGRQALPQGTQPASGVQSPTPAGATSQEENPSLSPRSEAQGQQPPQLEEDQRAWQRLEQFILGQLEELKQQLELQEEELGRLRLGVVSPEPFPVLQGATDSEKRVQHLTLENEALKQSLTLTRDLLRHWDPGPPARAPQEEAEALVELQGRLQEAQDTTEALRVQLGVQEVQLQGLRGALRQLQQETEQNCRRELQQVHGQLAGLRARMASLRQGCGDLRGLVSTFTQSCQGSLSEARGQVSWALGALSASGGGTQLPKEQQRPPAGCPGRLLELKGNIRVLCRLRPGTPSSLVSSEPGPGGTVTTCYRGRRHCFRLDWVFPPDASQEEVFRELEPSVLSCLQGYSVCIFTYGQTGTGKTYSMEGPPENPGIAPRALQSLFREMRTGGQHRVTLSMVEIYNEAVRDLLAPGPPQRLAVRQGPAGQGGIQVAGLTYWDVPNLETLQQMLSLGRSNRATAATAMNQHSSRSHALVTLTLRAASTPRGSGTAGTLHLVDLAGSERAWKAGAICRAQGDPDDAQRLREARTINRSLLALGGVMAALRAHRPHVPFRDSQLTRLLQPALGPGATALLLLQISTRPEDLGETVCSLKFAERVSKVELGPARRRRVPRSGTPSSLSTDTPLTGTPCTPTPSPGSPSPGPDSCSSSALVPPEDLPS, encoded by the exons ATGTACGCCTTCTACTCGCTGCTCATCTACATCTTCTACAGCCTCTTTCGCAGAGATGGCGGGGCCGCGGCAGCCGCCGACCCCAGGGACACCGCCCAG AGTGCCCGCAGCAAGCCTGGGGGCCGCCGCCGCCCCGATCAATCCACGGCAGAATTGTGGACCGAGCTAACTGGCCTGGTCG GCTGCTCCGAGTCTGAGGATGCGTCGACAGCGGGAGCCGAGGGACGGCCGGCCGAGGTCTCCCTGGAAGAGGCTCTCGTGCGTCTTGCTGAGTTCCTCTCAGTCCAGCTGGGGGCGGAAGAGAGCTGCGGGTATCCTCCGGATCTGAGCAAG ACTGGTGATGTCCCCCCACTGTTGACTGTGACTGGTCAGCTCTTGGCCCTCCTGGCATGGACTCAGAGCCCCAGGGGGAGGCAGGCCCTGCCCCAGGGAACTCAGCCAGCCTCAGGAGTGCAGTCCCCCACTCCTGCTG GAGCCACATCCCAAGAAGAAAACCCTTCCCTTTCACCGAGGAGTGAGGCCCAGGGACAGCAGCCCCCCCAGTTGGAGGAGGACCAGAGAGCTTGGCAGCGGCTGGAGCAGTTCATCCTTGGACAG ctGGAAGAGCTGAAGCAGCAGCTGGAACTGCAAGAAGAGGAGCTGGGCCGACTGCGCCTGGGAGTG GTGAGTCCAGAGCCCTTCCCTGTCCTCCAGGGGGCGACAGACTCCGAGAAAAGGGTTCAGCATCTAACCCTGGAAAATGAGGCCCTGAAACAGAGCCTGACCCTCACTCGGGACCTCCTGAGACACTGGGATCCTGGACCACCCGCCAGGGCCCCCCAG GAGGAGGCAGAAGCACTGGTGGAGCTCCAGGGCCGGCTTCAGGAGGCCCAGGACACCACAGAAGCCCTCCGAGTCCAG cTGGGGGTGCAGGAGGTGCAGCTGCAGGGCCTTCGGGGGGCCCTCCGGCAGCTCCAGCAGGAGACTGAGCAGAACTGCAGAAGGGAACTGCAGCAGGTGCACGGGCAGCTGGCAG GACTTCGGGCACGCATGGCCAGCCTGCGTCAGGGCTGTGGGGACCTCCGAGGCCTGGTCAGCACCTTTACCCAGAGCTGTCAGGGTTCACTGAGCGAGGCCCGGGGCCAG gtaTCCTGGGCCTTGGGGGCACTGTCAGCTAGTGGAGGTGGTACTCAGCTCCCCAAGGAGCAGCAGAGGCCCCCAGCTGGATGCCCAGGGCGGCTGCTGGAGCTCAAGG GAAATATCCGTGTGCTGTGTCGGCTGAGGCCAGGGACACCCTCCAGCCTGGTGAGCTCGGAGCCAGGCCCGGGCGGCACTGTCACTACCTGCTATCGGGGGCGCCGGCACTGCTTCCGCCTGGACTGGGTCTTCCCTCCAGATGCCAGCCAGGAGGAG GTCTTCAGGGAGTTGGAGCCCTCTGTGCTGTCCTGCCTCCAAGGCTACAGCGTCTGCATTTTCACCTACGGCCAGACTGGGACTGGGAAGACCTACAGCatggag GGCCCACCTGAGAACCCCGGCATAGCTCCTAGGGCACTGCAGTCACTGTTCCGGGAGATGAGGACTGGAGGGCAGCACCGCGTGACTCTCAGCATGGTGGAAATCTACAATGAGGCTGTCAG GGACCTCTTAGCCCCGGGGCCTCCCCAGCGCCTGGCTGTGAGGCAGGGCCCAGCAGGCCAGGGGGGAATCCAGGTGGCTGGCCTGACCTACTGGGACGTGCCCAACCTGGAGACGCTGCAGCAG ATGCTGAGCCTGGGGAGGAGCAACCGGGCCACTGCGGCCACCGCCATGAACCAGCACAGCTCTCGCTCGCACGCGCTGGTCACGCTGACGCTGCGCGCGGCATCCACTCCGCGCGGTTCAGGCACCGCAG GCACACTGCATCTGGTGGACCTGGCTGGATCGGAGCGTGCCTGGAAGGCGGGGGCCATCTGCAGGGCGCAGGGAGACCCTGACGACGCCCAGCGTCTGCGGGAAGCCCGGACCATCAACCGCTCGCTGCTGGCGCTGGGAGGCGTGATGGCTGCGCTGCGAGCCCACCGGCCTCACGTGCCCTTCCGCGACTCGCAGCTCACGCGCCTGCTGCAGCCGGCGCTGGGCCCCGGCGCCAccgcgctgctgctgctgcag ATATCCACGCGGCCTGAGGATCTCGGCGAGACCGTGTGCTCTCTCAAATTCGCCGAGCGAGTGAGCAAAGTGGAGCTGGGGCCGGCCCGGCGCCGCAGGGTCCCGCGCTCTGGGACGCCTTCCTCCCTCAGCACTGACACACCACTCACGGGGACACCCTGCACCCCCACACCGTCTCCTGGCAGCCCAAGCCCCGGCCCCGACAGCTGCTCCAGCTCCGCCCTCGTGCCCCCAGAGGACCTGCCCTCATAG
- the KIFC2 gene encoding kinesin-like protein KIFC2 isoform X5: MYAFYSLLIYIFYSLFRRDGGAAAAADPRDTAQSARSKPGGRRRPDQSTAELWTELTGLVGCSESEDASTAGAEGRPAEVSLEEALVRLAEFLSVQLGAEESCGYPPDLSKTGDVPPLLTVTGQLLALLAWTQSPRGRQALPQGTQPASGVQSPTPAGATSQEENPSLSPRSEAQGQQPPQLEEDQRAWQRLEQFILGQLEELKQQLELQEEELGRLRLGVVSPEPFPVLQGATDSEKRVQHLTLENEALKQSLTLTRDLLRHWDPGPPARAPQEEAEALVELQGRLQEAQDTTEALRVQLQQETEQNCRRELQQVHGQLAGLRARMASLRQGCGDLRGLVSTFTQSCQGSLSEARGQVSWALGALSASGGGTQLPKEQQRPPAGCPGRLLELKGNIRVLCRLRPGTPSSLVSSEPGPGGTVTTCYRGRRHCFRLDWVFPPDASQEEVFRELEPSVLSCLQGYSVCIFTYGQTGTGKTYSMEGPPENPGIAPRALQSLFREMRTGGQHRVTLSMVEIYNEAVRDLLAPGPPQRLAVRQGPAGQGGIQVAGLTYWDVPNLETLQQMLSLGRSNRATAATAMNQHSSRSHALVTLTLRAASTPRGSGTAGTLHLVDLAGSERAWKAGAICRAQGDPDDAQRLREARTINRSLLALGGVMAALRAHRPHVPFRDSQLTRLLQPALGPGATALLLLQSRSPQISTRPEDLGETVCSLKFAERVSKVELGPARRRRVPRSGTPSSLSTDTPLTGTPCTPTPSPGSPSPGPDSCSSSALVPPEDLPS, from the exons ATGTACGCCTTCTACTCGCTGCTCATCTACATCTTCTACAGCCTCTTTCGCAGAGATGGCGGGGCCGCGGCAGCCGCCGACCCCAGGGACACCGCCCAG AGTGCCCGCAGCAAGCCTGGGGGCCGCCGCCGCCCCGATCAATCCACGGCAGAATTGTGGACCGAGCTAACTGGCCTGGTCG GCTGCTCCGAGTCTGAGGATGCGTCGACAGCGGGAGCCGAGGGACGGCCGGCCGAGGTCTCCCTGGAAGAGGCTCTCGTGCGTCTTGCTGAGTTCCTCTCAGTCCAGCTGGGGGCGGAAGAGAGCTGCGGGTATCCTCCGGATCTGAGCAAG ACTGGTGATGTCCCCCCACTGTTGACTGTGACTGGTCAGCTCTTGGCCCTCCTGGCATGGACTCAGAGCCCCAGGGGGAGGCAGGCCCTGCCCCAGGGAACTCAGCCAGCCTCAGGAGTGCAGTCCCCCACTCCTGCTG GAGCCACATCCCAAGAAGAAAACCCTTCCCTTTCACCGAGGAGTGAGGCCCAGGGACAGCAGCCCCCCCAGTTGGAGGAGGACCAGAGAGCTTGGCAGCGGCTGGAGCAGTTCATCCTTGGACAG ctGGAAGAGCTGAAGCAGCAGCTGGAACTGCAAGAAGAGGAGCTGGGCCGACTGCGCCTGGGAGTG GTGAGTCCAGAGCCCTTCCCTGTCCTCCAGGGGGCGACAGACTCCGAGAAAAGGGTTCAGCATCTAACCCTGGAAAATGAGGCCCTGAAACAGAGCCTGACCCTCACTCGGGACCTCCTGAGACACTGGGATCCTGGACCACCCGCCAGGGCCCCCCAG GAGGAGGCAGAAGCACTGGTGGAGCTCCAGGGCCGGCTTCAGGAGGCCCAGGACACCACAGAAGCCCTCCGAGTCCAG CTCCAGCAGGAGACTGAGCAGAACTGCAGAAGGGAACTGCAGCAGGTGCACGGGCAGCTGGCAG GACTTCGGGCACGCATGGCCAGCCTGCGTCAGGGCTGTGGGGACCTCCGAGGCCTGGTCAGCACCTTTACCCAGAGCTGTCAGGGTTCACTGAGCGAGGCCCGGGGCCAG gtaTCCTGGGCCTTGGGGGCACTGTCAGCTAGTGGAGGTGGTACTCAGCTCCCCAAGGAGCAGCAGAGGCCCCCAGCTGGATGCCCAGGGCGGCTGCTGGAGCTCAAGG GAAATATCCGTGTGCTGTGTCGGCTGAGGCCAGGGACACCCTCCAGCCTGGTGAGCTCGGAGCCAGGCCCGGGCGGCACTGTCACTACCTGCTATCGGGGGCGCCGGCACTGCTTCCGCCTGGACTGGGTCTTCCCTCCAGATGCCAGCCAGGAGGAG GTCTTCAGGGAGTTGGAGCCCTCTGTGCTGTCCTGCCTCCAAGGCTACAGCGTCTGCATTTTCACCTACGGCCAGACTGGGACTGGGAAGACCTACAGCatggag GGCCCACCTGAGAACCCCGGCATAGCTCCTAGGGCACTGCAGTCACTGTTCCGGGAGATGAGGACTGGAGGGCAGCACCGCGTGACTCTCAGCATGGTGGAAATCTACAATGAGGCTGTCAG GGACCTCTTAGCCCCGGGGCCTCCCCAGCGCCTGGCTGTGAGGCAGGGCCCAGCAGGCCAGGGGGGAATCCAGGTGGCTGGCCTGACCTACTGGGACGTGCCCAACCTGGAGACGCTGCAGCAG ATGCTGAGCCTGGGGAGGAGCAACCGGGCCACTGCGGCCACCGCCATGAACCAGCACAGCTCTCGCTCGCACGCGCTGGTCACGCTGACGCTGCGCGCGGCATCCACTCCGCGCGGTTCAGGCACCGCAG GCACACTGCATCTGGTGGACCTGGCTGGATCGGAGCGTGCCTGGAAGGCGGGGGCCATCTGCAGGGCGCAGGGAGACCCTGACGACGCCCAGCGTCTGCGGGAAGCCCGGACCATCAACCGCTCGCTGCTGGCGCTGGGAGGCGTGATGGCTGCGCTGCGAGCCCACCGGCCTCACGTGCCCTTCCGCGACTCGCAGCTCACGCGCCTGCTGCAGCCGGCGCTGGGCCCCGGCGCCAccgcgctgctgctgctgcag AGCCGCTCCCCGCAGATATCCACGCGGCCTGAGGATCTCGGCGAGACCGTGTGCTCTCTCAAATTCGCCGAGCGAGTGAGCAAAGTGGAGCTGGGGCCGGCCCGGCGCCGCAGGGTCCCGCGCTCTGGGACGCCTTCCTCCCTCAGCACTGACACACCACTCACGGGGACACCCTGCACCCCCACACCGTCTCCTGGCAGCCCAAGCCCCGGCCCCGACAGCTGCTCCAGCTCCGCCCTCGTGCCCCCAGAGGACCTGCCCTCATAG